In Desulfovibrio oxyclinae DSM 11498, the sequence CACGTGGGACACCTTGCGGGCCATGATGCGCCTGAGGGCCAGTGCGGACCCGAGTGCGTCCGGGTCGGCGTTGATGACGATCAGCCAGGCGTCGTCCTTCTTGAACAGGGCGAGCAGTTTCTCGACGTGTTCATCCAGTTGGCGAAAAATAGCCATGCTGTTCCTATTTGAGCTTGAGCGGCAGGCCCGCGGCCACTAGGTGCACGCGGTCCGCGATGCGGGCCGTCCGGCGGTTGAGTTCACCGAGGTTGCGTATGAAGGCACGGACTTCGCCCGACATGGGCAGCGGTCCGAGACCGGCCTCGCATGAAACCAGAATAAGCTCAGCTCCTCTCCAGTTTTGAAGCGTGTCCAGCAGTTGCTGCACGGCTTCTGTTTCCGTCCCGGCCTCCCGGCATGCAAAGAGCCAGAAGTCGAGACTGTCCGCAAGCACGGAACCAAAGTCCGTGTTAGCTTGTCTGAGTCTTTGAGGCAAGTCCCACCCGACCTCAAGCACCTCGATGAGAGGATTTCTTTCGTGACGGTGGGTATTTATCTGCCTTCGAAATTCCTGATCCCCCGCCTTTCCCGTGGCCACAAAGGCCTTTGGACCGGGGGCCTGCTCCAGCAGTTCCAGCGCGTAGTCGGACTTGCCCGACTTGTTTCCGCCAAGCACCAGCGTGATCATGCGCCGTCCTCCCGGTCGCCAAGCAGTTTATGCAATCGGCGCAGTGAACTTTCAAGCTGCCCCTGCCGAAAAACTTCCAGCACGAGGCTTCCGTCCTGCGGAAGCCGCCCGACCCATCGACGCAGCATATTCGCGCCTTTT encodes:
- a CDS encoding bifunctional adenosylcobinamide kinase/adenosylcobinamide-phosphate guanylyltransferase, giving the protein MITLVLGGNKSGKSDYALELLEQAPGPKAFVATGKAGDQEFRRQINTHRHERNPLIEVLEVGWDLPQRLRQANTDFGSVLADSLDFWLFACREAGTETEAVQQLLDTLQNWRGAELILVSCEAGLGPLPMSGEVRAFIRNLGELNRRTARIADRVHLVAAGLPLKLK